Genomic window (Primulina eburnea isolate SZY01 chromosome 8, ASM2296580v1, whole genome shotgun sequence):
TGTTTTGACATGGATGATGATTTCTGTAAGTGCCTTCAGAAAGAAGATAAGATTGTTTACATTGCATTGCAATCAACCAGCCATACCAAACACCTACAATCACAACATAGAGCAAGAAACAGAAACTGAAAAGTAACAAAAATTTGGAGTAACAAGCCATAAAATTGCTATTTTTGGCCACTGAACTCTGAAACCCATAAAATCATGTTTTACAGGAATTCTCTGTATCATACCTCTACAAGAGAAACCTGGTTAATCGCCATCATGTCATAGATGAGGTATCTTCTTTCTCGCCGCTGTGAATCAGGCATGGTATCAATTACCATCTCTCCATCAAGTAATGTGAAATGATGATAGAATCTCTCCGTCATCTTCTTCTTGAGAAAAAtaaaaccatgaaataaaacTCATCGGCTCGAAGATTATAACCGCAGAGCTAATAAAAGCTAAAGCTATTCCCCTTTCCCCACAAGATACTTACTTCATTAGTGTGTTTGCAGGGAAATCTCATCTGGAGCCTccgaaaattaaaatttctatCAATCAAGTAACAACCATCCATAGTGATTAACATCATATATCGTGTTCCGTCAGCTTTCCAAGTTGCATAATAGTAACGTTGCCTTAGCAATTGCAAATTGTCCCTGGTTGTAACCAAAATGTATCACTACGACATTGACATTACTTCTACATAAACTAATAAAAAGTTGATTTATTTCCTCTTCAGCGACAGGGGGAGTGTCGCATGACCAGAAAAAACAATGGTAACTTTTTACCAAAGCCTTGCAAATACCCACATATCCATGTCTTAAAGTACAAAGCAACATTAAAAGTTCCATATTCAAAAGCCTATGCACTAGTAGAAAATTTATATTAACATGTCGCAGTTGTAGCGATTACACAGCTGCTTCAAAAAAATTTACACAGTTAGACTAGTGCAAGACGGAATGAACTGAAAATGAGAAATGGTAAGTTAACCCaggttatttatatttttttcctgtAAAAAATAAATGTGATAAAACCTGAGACCTGCTAAGGGAAACTGGATGTGATCCAGGAAAATGCTGAGATCCCCTAACCTGTAGAATAGGAAAATAAACATGACAATCAACCCAGAAGGAAAGGATACAGCATCCCCACACATCGCACAGGTTACAATAAAAAACATTGAAAGATCAAGCACTTCAAAAAACACTTGAGAAAATGTTAGGCAATGTAATAAATTGAAACCAGATAATACCAAAAAACCTACCCCTCCAGACAACTTTAAAAACTGATAGCAGAATTGCCTCAGCATTGTTTCTTGGTCACCAGGAATTTTATCTCCCAAAATATCATCATTCGTCAGAGTTAACTGAATCTCCTGATTCTCCTAAAATATTAACATGTTTTTAAAGGTTAAAGGGGACTGGATTTAGCTATTCACCATATGGTTTCACTTTCAATATATCTATGACTAAAAATGCACCACAGGCGATTTTAAACATATAGTTTTTTActtcttaaaaaaaatactgACATCTTGAGGAGCTGCAGAATCTCCATCATCATCGTCATCATCTGGAATTGCATCACCATTTAGATCAAAATCAGAAGATCTTTTCCACTCTGGAGTTAGGGGGCAAACAAACACATCTGGCTTCCTCTCATGATAAAAATTGTACAATTCGTCGATATAGTCTTTTTTGTATATACCCGGTGGGCGTGCATCagaaaatattctgattgcctgcAACGATGAAAACAAACTTCAAACATCATTATTCAATTCTACGAAACAAAGATGAGATGACAGTCAGCTTACCTGAGTGACGGATATAGGCCGTGACCGCATAAGATAGTGGACAATCATAAATCCAGTGCGATTATGCCCATGTGTGCAATGAACGAGAATATGCTTTTTTGGCTGCTTTTGCCTCGCAATAAATTGTGAAACCTGATAAATCACAACGTAAAACTATGAATTTCCAAGGATAAATAGAAGCACTCGTATGCCCATGAATCAAGTCCCTTGCTCAATAATCATACAGAACTAACAATATCTAAAACTTAACACGCTGCTATTATTACAAAAAAATGCTAAAAACGAATACATGTTAGACAGAGACAACATTTTAACCTAGACGTTGAAAACAAAAGCTTTGAAGGTGAAACTTCTTTAGAATCTCCAACCACATTTTCAGCTCTTATTACCTTTATCGGTTCTGAATATAACTAAAAAATTGACCCCATTACAAGTTGACTTGATAAAGTGATTTGTCAGAGGCAAGGAATGTCAATTGTGTGTAACTACAGCTGTATTTAAGAGACAACACCACCCTGCAATAATGAAAGCGTGATTGTGCTACTGATTTAAGATATTTTGATTCGCTGAACTTTCGTTGAATTACTCTAAGGAAATCGGCCTTACTTTTACGTTTCACCAACTCAAATCAGCATTACAAAGTTGAatttttatgcaaaaaaaaaaaaaaaaatacagccAGGCCAATTCAAAAGTTGTCTCACAGTGGCTTTTCAGTGCAAGGAAGAACGAGAAACAACATATTTGGAGACCACAGAATATAGTAGAGCATATGCAGCATTTGGGAAGGAAGAATCATTCCTAAAAGAGTATGATGAATCGCTTATAACTAAGGAGAACACTGTTGCAATGACTCGGGGGAGGATTAACATTTGAAGCTGAAAAGTCCTAGAACTTCATGAGCAGAATATTTATGAAGATTACAAGACGTCACTCGATCAAAGCCCTGAAGCAAAGCCTTTTACTTTAAAATTCACTCTGAATGTACAACATATTTCCTGTAAAAGAAACAGATATTTATCAAGCCGCATTCAAAATTTTCTCATTCTGTAATCCCAAACTATAGACATACACCAATATCCGGCGAGAAAGTCAGCTGACCACCTATCATCCAGAAAGGAGAAAAAAAACCAAATTCTTTACGTACAGAAATGAAAACTAATTTTAACAAGAATATTCTGTTGATTTTGTAGAAAAATGCATCCATATCCATATTACCTCATGAACAAACTTATTTACAGCCTCGTTAACTAATTTTAACAAGAATATTCTGTAAATTTTGTAGAAAAATGCATCCATATACATATTACCTCATGAACAAACTTATTTACAGCCTCATTCTCTGGCACAGAATCACGCCCCTTGCAAGCAatctaaatattaaaaaaaagtcAATAATTCAGGCAGTGATTAAAACTTCAATCCATCATTCACATAAGAGGAGAGGACCATTACCCACCTTGACATGCTTGATACCTTCTTTCTTCCAATCATTCAAATTATAATACCTACTTGAATTTGTAAGATCAATTACCAAGCCAagctggaaaaaaaaaatcagtaaaaatttcaaatcaaGATTAGGCACTGGcaaagttttaaatacatcattatttttaaaacaCCAGATATTACTTTCCATGAGTACACAAAAGATAACACAGTTTTACCTGATGGGGGCATTTTATTGATAAAAGTAACGTGCAGATTgtttaagaaataaaaattataaaatacaaGCAGCAAGGACAATCAATGTCGCATCGTTGACcaatttaattgttaaagaAACACAATGTCAATGAACTATTTCATATTTCTTCTAAACTCAAATCCATTTGCAGATCGGATGGAACCAGGAATCCTACGAAGTGTTTCAGCATGTTGCAAACACAATGAAAAAGAGATGTTATGAATAGTGTGTGATAATTCCCAAAGGTTGCACTTGGATGGAAGGATTTGATTTGGGCCAGGATTTGAAATACATCCATCAAATCCATCACAATTATCATTCCAGCAGCAAtcaaatagatttgaaattcaaattcACAACTTCAAATACCCCAATCCAAGCACACCAAAATGCCTAAGATACTATGAAGGCAGGATACAACAAACAACATATATGCATGTGTAGTGCGTATATGTCAAGAATGGAAAATATTAAGCACATCAATCACTAGTATCGGGCAAGCATGCATCATAACACCATCATTTGAGTATACAATAAAATCAACAATAACTTATTAACTGAAAATTTCAGTAAAATTCAAGCATCTTTCTATGGGTTGCCTATCACAATCCAGAAGTATAACATTTTCAACAGCTTAACAAAACACCAGTGACCATTCAACAGACAATTCAAATATTCACATGTGCACCCAAAATTGCATAAGCTCTAGTCAGTGAAtctattttaatgaaaaatgatATTAAGTATCATATCCTTACTAACCTTTCTCCCTAAAACTCTCTGTTGATGAATAACTTGCCTGTAGGAGTATCTTTTACCAGGATAAATATAGTCATTAAATGATTCACCTAACGGAACTTTTGAAGGGATCAAACCACATATTTCTTGTCCAACCGCAGGGCAGTCCAACCAACCTTCCATGTGACGGATTAAAAATTACAGAAAACGATAGCATTAATATGATTAAACATGATAGTAACGCCAAAGGACTGAGAACAGAAACACCAGTTACAGTGCACAGCAAACCTAACATAAAAGGtccaaagaaatttttttaaaatatcaaaccTCACAAATACCGTCCCTACCCCCAAATCCCAATATCCCATCCGACATTGAGGACATACAGCAACATTCATAGAAAAATAGCCAGAAAGATCCAATCTACATACAATAATACCCCAGAAAGTTTCCTTCCTTAGCCCCCATTAAATAAGTGAAGAAAAGCAAAGGAAAGAAAAATGGCTGACCAGCCATTAACACAGACATTGCTCTCAGAATCAACTATATGTATTAAACCCATCCAAACGAACCATACTTTGGTCTCTGGATCTGCCAAGATTAAacaattaagtatttaaataaGAAACTTAACGTGCGTCGAACAATTTCAACAAACTTTTTGGTTGACAGCCAAATGGAAAAAGATTTATAAAAAGCCACTTATGGCCACTCGATACCCACTGCACTGACTGCAGCATGGTGCCATGTCACCGAAGAGGAGAAAATTATCCTTGAAACATAACCGACTAAAATTTTTACCTGGAGGGAGTTTATCGTTAGGTCTCTGCTTCTTCACTTGATACCTATCATCTCTCTGATATGGCTGAGATCCATAGGAAGGTCTGTCATCAGGGCGTTGCCTTCGAAGACGTTGAATCCTTTCCTCACGTTCCTGATGCCCAAAGAAAAACAAAACATTGTGGGATGTCAGCAGCGATGATTCAGATTTTAACGTAAGAAAAAAGAGAACTGTATCTCTATGAAATCATATGCCAAATTCCTGATTATTTTTGCTACCTCTTACCATAATTGTCAAAGGCGAGTGCCTCGCCACCTTGTGCCTAGGGTCATCCCAGGCATAGCGATTCACTAAGATGAGCCCAAGTGCTCGACTGAACTAGCCTTGGAAGTAAAGCGTGCCTTAGTGAATTTTTTTAATCTCGCCTGAACTAGCCTTGGAAGTTCACTTAGGGgcgcttgaattttttttaattacttgtttaaaacaaaAAACCCAAACCAAAACCCTAGTAACCCAGCGCTCCAATGCTGAAATCAGAAGAAGAGAGCGCTGAACAGAAGAAAGAAGTGAGGGCATCTACATCTAAAACAATCAGAAAAAGACCGATTTCACATCTTTTGGATGACGAGGAAAAAATCGATGTTGATCAAGAAAATTACAAAGACCAAAAAGAATACAAGTCCGACAGTTCTGAAAATTCTGATGATTCGATGAAAAAAGATGAACTTGATTTGGATAATTAAGAATTTTCATAATGTTACTAATTACTATGAAATTATTAactatttttttgttttgaatgacattgtgatttaattatttcatattttaatatatttactctaaaataaatatatttttacaaaCATTAAAAATGTTCGCCTTGCTTGATAAAGGACGCACCTCGCCTCGCCTTGCACCTCACGCTCCATGGCGCTTGTGCGCCTGGGTGCGCCCTTGACAACTACGTCTCTCACTTGAAATCAAAAACATTTtaccaaaaaaatattgaaaaaatacTCAGCAAAAACTATATACAAATAAAATTTGCAAGttgaaagaaaagaaactcgaCATGAAGATGGGCATAGAAGCTGAAGTGCAATTCACCAAGCCAATTGCTAACCAAAGTAAGGATGACATTTGCCTTCTTCTTAGCCTACCTATCAATTAGTCATTGGTgttaaaaagaaataaaatacaatTATTTTTAAGTAGAGTACCATGGTGATGAAGTTTCAAAACACCACATACAATCAAAAAGCATTAATACTCATTCATAAGTCTACTTTTCCTCGGTAATAATTTGTTCAATTCAAAAAGTATGAACAAGTACAATCTTAACACTGGCATGATACTTAATCAGCATTAACAATATTGTGCTTCTGGAGAGAAGATCATCAAATTTGTAAGCGAATGAAAAACTAAGCACACTATCGATATGTCATATATTGAAGGAGTAAAGTATAAGGCAGAGATACCCGACGTAAAAGCTGAACAGCAGTCTCCCCATGTTCCACTTGTTCATTGTATCTCACATGTTCTTCTAGCGCATAATCTTCTTTCAACTGCGGTTCAGAAAACACTTCCTCATCTTCAGGTTCAGGGGATGCATTCAAGTCCATCCTGGAAATCATTTAAATTCAATTACAAGCATTTTCTGACAATGAAGACTGCGGAAATTATTTAGCAATTTTTGCCATAAgcaaataataatgaatatgTGGTAAGCCGAATAAGTGCATCTTGCCTCAAAACATTATCATAATTGACCAGAAGCATCATGGATCAAATTCCATCCTGGAGAAACTTACACCCCCTTCTCTCATGGTAAATAAACCATTATACTACCAAAATCTCATTAAGAACTAGCCTCTAATGCGGCAATTTTTTCACAGTAAATCAACAAACCATTCAGATATAAACAAGTTGAACTCATCAAATAAAGCTCCCAATCCATTCTGGTCACTTATGTATACCCCTTTCAATAACTCATTTCTCCCCTTTCCAAGCTACACCCACCTTAATAGTGTGGGGTATTTGTAAGGATTTACCAATTATTTATCGTCCTATATAGACTCTAAGGAGTAGGACAAACATCAGGTCCTGATTAAAACAAAACAAAGCAACGATACTCTAGAAATCTGCCAACAAACATCCAACACCTGCAATTATCAAAAGCATATGAATTTCCAGATTTTAAGTAAATTACACGTTAATGATGCAAAAATAGTCTGAAAAACATCCAATAAATTCCAACCAACATCAAAGTGAAATTTCGGCAAGTCCAACAGCACAAGTTAATCCAATTTAAGCCCAATCCCACCATGAGTGTCGACAGAATTTCATGCAAAAATGGTACGAACAGAAAAATGTCAACTAAATGCCCAGAGGAAAAGCCATCAACGTAAGTTGATCAACGTTACTCACATTCTCGAAGTTAAGAAAATCAATACGGCACCACGCCATAATTTCACTTAATTCTCATTTTCATAAGCTGTCTTAATGCAAAGCTTTAAAAACAAGAAATTACTCGGACTATCAACTTTCTTCCTCTGTGAGTACAGACAAACACCGACAACTTTCTTCTGCAACCAAGAACGGattcataaaaacatatatcCTTTCATTCTCTGAACAGAAATACAAATCccataagaaaaaaaaatcattaaaacaaCATTCTTCAAAGGGCAAGGACATGCCACAAAGGTGAAAGTTCAAGCACAAAACAACCGTCAATAGCTTAAAGCAGCAATGGACATCCACCCCAAACGCGACAAAGCGAAAAACAGTCCCAACCTGAAGCAAAAGAGAGCGAAAAATCGAAACGACTGCGCATCAATTTTCAACCGAAAGCCTTGGCAACACCAAACAGAATCCTCCGTCAAGACAAACCAATAAAAAAAGGTTTGCTCTTCAATTCCTCGCACAACTTAAAACCCTACAATTGAGTGACTTTCACATCATACTTCGACTTCCAAAAAAAACCTATACAGAAAAACCAGCCGCACTGGAGAGGCACAAAGATCGCGAGATTCAATTCAtgataatatgattaaaaacaTCAAGGGAAAAGGGGgtttgataaatatatatataatataaatataggaagccgttatatatatatatatatatatagcaatcGACGAGGGGAGAGGGGTGGCTGCGGTATTTAAGAAGAAAGTCTGTAGAGAGCGTGTTTGGTAAGAGAGtctcttttattattttaagtaattgtgtgttaatcataataatttaaaataatgataaatatacgaGAAATATATGGTACATCGATATTTATAACAATTATATTATGAAAGTTGTTAGATtttatattgaatttttttagattttgataaattaatttttttatgtggTAAGAATTGTTGTACAAATCTTGTTGTACATGTTTTTTATACATGTATAATGACTCAATAGTCCATTAATGATCAAACTTTGCATACAATAATGGAAGTAATTTATATCTATAACATGTTATTAAGAACTAGATTTATAGAATAAACTATTTTAGGTCttctaattttgttaaaaaaaattaaaccagATATTTTCCTCATAAAATGTTTGtatatatcatatttttatgatatagcAATTCTTAGAGTAACTAATTTTCATATCTAAAATATAACCATTTTTTTCCCTTAGTACCTTATTTGATTAaaggtaaaataaaaatttggatATGGAATTTGATGAAAAAACTATTTCAACATAATTAcactttatataaaatattgtatGCTTAAAAGTGCACTTTATATTGAAATTTGGTGCAATACATACGTCATGTTCAagaaagtaataattttttgaaattttgatgtACGAAATATATTAGATTTGGACTTGTTAGGAGTAGATATAGGCAATAATTATTGATACCTGGTCAATGAATATAtggtaaattttaatataaaaataaatattgtttgggAGGTATTATTGTATAGGAGCATGTTTGTATCTAATTTTATGTTTGAATTTTTActcttaatataatttattttctaGTAAAAGTTTGTGTAGCCAAGCCTAGAACACATGGGGCGATATACTTTCTTTTGTAGCATAAACCACTGTATTTTCTATGCTAAAAAAAGCACTAGTTTATCCGGTTAGAGTGACCAAAGCTTATTTGGTATTTCctaaaatatatacataattTTAACATGATTTATGCAGCGTGAAATCCAATGGGATACTTCATTGATGCGGTTTTGAAAGTCGCCAATTTCAAGTTTCGCCAACCACGAAAGAAAGGGAAGAAATGTTAATTAACATTGGGAGATTTGCGATAAAGCAAACAAGTCAAATATGATCAAGCTCAAATTTAGATTATCAATTGGATTCGGAGTTACTGTCTACAACACTAATTATCAAAGACACGTTATAAAATCAAACTTTATGGAAACCGTACATGAGCTACCAGAAAGAAAATCCAGGCCCTTTATTTAATGTTCTATGACTATCTGCTCAAAACATCGCCAATGATCTTAAAAGGAGAAACAAAATTTACGAGGAAACATCCAAGGCATGTAAAAACAAGAAATGTGCTGAATAAGAAGCCGATCTTCCCTCTGCCGACTTCATATGTTCGCTAACAAATCCAGGGTTGCAGTAGATTAAACAGAAGTTCAAGAAAGTTATCTCCAGCATGCTAGTTCTTTTAGGCCGATTCGGGCAAGCACGTCACAATTGCATGAAACATGTCACCTGTAGAACAACTGGTTCATCAGTACTCAAAGGAAACTACATATATTGGAACTGAGTAATCGACAGATAATGTGAATGGTGTGTACTTACATCAGACAAAGCTGCGGTTTGATTCCAAATTGACTTTCACCGGTAATTCGTCAGTCTTAGACTGGTTATCTTCTTCGCCCAAACCTGCATCGGATCCTACTGAAGATTCAGTGGTTTCAGCTATCTCAGACACCATCTTCTcgtgtttttcttttaattctgGGGAGTTTATAGCCCCCATGATGGCCTGCCTGAGTTCTGCCTCCAAAGCCTCAATCTTACTTTTTGAGTCTGGATCTTCTGAATTACCAGCTTTTGCCACTTCTATCTTTAGCAGTTCAATCCTGTCTTTCAAACCTGATGAATTGACAACATCATCTATGATCATATTAACTTCTTCGTTGAAAGCTTCTATTTTTGCCTTGGCTTCTGGGACAGCACGTGGGTTTACTTGCAAACCCATGGATCCAAGAACAGCCTTAAATTCGGAGTCCAACTCTTCTTGCAATTGCGAAACCTTTTCTTTTAGCTTCTGGTTTGAACCGATATCCGACAATCCTGACTCAGAAATATCAGCTTTCAGCGTCTCTATCTTCTGTTTCATATCAGACCGATCCACGAGTTCCCTGAATTTCTTATTTATTTCCAGTCTCATTTCATCTTTTTCGGTGCTACTTTTTGAGGGATTCAAAGCCTTGGATAACTCTTTCAGTATATCAAGCTTATATTTCAAGCTGGAGTAATTAGGAGCTGAAGGAAGctttttgtcaaactcatcCTTAAGCAGTTCAATCTTTTCTTTCAACGCAGGATGTGCAAGCTGGTCCTGCACATTCCGCGCTTTTGCAATTTCTTCTCGCACCATCAAAATTTTGTCTTCCATACCTATACCTTTTGCAGCCTCATCATACTCGTAATCAATCTCTCTTTTCAATTTCTCTACCATCTCTTTCAATCCTGTCTCTGGAATCTCTGAGGGTGATTTACTGGCTTCCAAGATCCGCAGTTTCAGTTTTTCTACCTCATCCCTCAATTCCGATTCTGAGGTCTTGCTTATCTGTACTATgggttcttctttctttttcatATTGACCTTCCTTTTGGGATCTATTGGAATTCCCTCCTGGAATCCACCAAGTTTCCGGAATTTTTGAGCCCTGTGTTTTAGTAGTATTTCTGTATCCATTTTTACAAGTTCCTGTATACACCAGAAACATCTTAGTCCCCTGATTATCCATCCGTTCAAAAACTAATTATAATGTAGGAGGAATATCCTACTTCCATAGATTCAACAATTGCAGTTTTTAACTGTTGTGAGGTCCAGTAAGGATCTGCATGTGCACCACCAAGAGGTTCCTACAACGAGCCACAAATATTTATCATTTGATGGTAAGGTTAAAATGGAAATTATAACAGCGCCGATATTTGAAACCTGAAGCACAGGATTAAGCACATGATTAAGGTATATGACGAAAGAACAATCTAAGAAGGAATATTAATTCGTATAATGAAGCTGTCGCATGGATTTTCCAACTAGAACCTTATGTTAAAACAAAATAactgttttttttaagaaaataaactgtattttcaGTATACAAAATTGAGAGATAATTTTAGGACATTGAATAGTGGGACAAAATGGCATGAAAGTAGAAAATAATAAGTAAAA
Coding sequences:
- the LOC140839926 gene encoding uncharacterized protein isoform X6 — protein: MEREERIQRLRRQRPDDRPSYGSQPYQRDDRYQVKKQRPNDKLPPGWLDCPAVGQEICGLIPSKVPLGESFNDYIYPGKRYSYRQVIHQQRVLGRKLGLVIDLTNSSRYYNLNDWKKEGIKHVKIACKGRDSVPENEAVNKFVHEVSQFIARQKQPKKHILVHCTHGHNRTGFMIVHYLMRSRPISVTQAIRIFSDARPPGIYKKDYIDELYNFYHERKPDVFVCPLTPEWKRSSDFDLNGDAIPDDDDDDGDSAAPQDENQEIQLTLTNDDILGDKIPGDQETMLRQFCYQFLKLSGGVRGSQHFPGSHPVSLSRDNLQLLRQRYYYATWKADGTRYMMLITMDGCYLIDRNFNFRRLQMRFPCKHTNEKKMTERFYHHFTLLDGEMVIDTMPDSQRRERRYLIYDMMAINQVSLVERPFYERWKMLEKEVIEPRNIERQHIYQSTNPCYRYDLEPFRVRRKDFWLLSTVTKLLKGFIPKLSHAADGLIFQGWDDPYVTRTHEGLLKWKYPEMNSVDFLFEVAENHRSLILTERGKKKLMEGYRVVFPDGSDPSTYSGKIIECSWNSEEEVWVCMRVRTDKGTPNEFNTYKKVMRSIKDNITEDDLLNEINEIICLPMYADRIMIESKAQRRLK
- the LOC140839926 gene encoding uncharacterized protein isoform X3, translating into MISRMDLNASPEPEDEEVFSEPQLKEDYALEEHVRYNEQVEHGETAVQLLRREREERIQRLRRQRPDDRPSYGSQPYQRDDRYQVKKQRPNDKLPPGWLDCPAVGQEICGLIPSKVPLGESFNDYIYPGKRYSYRQVIHQQRVLGRKLGLVIDLTNSSRYYNLNDWKKEGIKHVKIACKGRDSVPENEAVNKFVHEVSQFIARQKQPKKHILVHCTHGHNRTGFMIVHYLMRSRPISVTQAIRIFSDARPPGIYKKDYIDELYNFYHERKPDVFVCPLTPEWKRSSDFDLNGDAIPDDDDDDGDSAAPQDENQEIQLTLTNDDILGDKIPGDQETMLRQFCYQFLKLSGGVRGSQHFPGSHPVSLSRDNLQLLRQRYYYATWKADGTRYMMLITMDGCYLIDRNFNFRRLQMRFPCKHTNEMTERFYHHFTLLDGEMVIDTMPDSQRRERRYLIYDMMAINQVSLVERPFYERWKMLEKEVIEPRNIERQHIYQSTNPCYRYDLEPFRVRRKDFWLLSTVTKLLKGFIPKLSHAADGLIFQGWDDPYVTRTHEGLLKWKYPEMNSVDFLFEVAENHRSLILTERGKKKLMEGYRVVFPDGSDPSTYSGKIIECSWNSEEEVWVCMRVRTDKGTPNEFNTYKKVMRSIKDNITEDDLLNEINEIICLPMYADRIMIESKAQRRLK
- the LOC140839926 gene encoding uncharacterized protein isoform X2; protein product: MISRMDLNASPEPEDEEVFSEPQLKEDYALEEHVRYNEQVEHGETAVQLLRREREERIQRLRRQRPDDRPSYGSQPYQRDDRYQVKKQRPNDKLPPGWLDCPAVGQEICGLIPSKVPLGESFNDYIYPGKRYSYRQVIHQQRVLGRKLGLVIDLTNSSRYYNLNDWKKEGIKHVKIACKGRDSVPENEAVNKFVHEVSQFIARQKQPKKHILVHCTHGHNRTGFMIVHYLMRSRPISVTQAIRIFSDARPPGIYKKDYIDELYNFYHERKPDVFVCPLTPEWKRSSDFDLNGDAIPDDDDDDGDSAAPQDENQEIQLTLTNDDILGDKIPGDQETMLRQFCYQFLKLSGGVRGSQHFPGSHPVSLSRDNLQLLRQRYYYATWKADGTRYMMLITMDGCYLIDRNFNFRRLQMRFPCKHTNEKMTERFYHHFTLLDGEMVIDTMPDSQRRERRYLIYDMMAINQVSLVERPFYERWKMLEKEVIEPRNIERQHIYQSTNPCYRYDLEPFRVRRKDFWLLSTVTKLLKGFIPKLSHAADGLIFQGWDDPYVTRTHEGLLKWKYPEMNSVDFLFEVAENHRSLILTERGKKKLMEGYRVVFPDGSDPSTYSGKIIECSWNSEEEVWVCMRVRTDKGTPNEFNTYKKVMRSIKDNITEDDLLNEINEIICLPMYADRIMIESKAQRRLK
- the LOC140839926 gene encoding uncharacterized protein isoform X1, producing the protein MISRMDLNASPEPEDEEVFSEPQLKEDYALEEHVRYNEQVEHGETAVQLLRREREERIQRLRRQRPDDRPSYGSQPYQRDDRYQVKKQRPNDKLPPGWLDCPAVGQEICGLIPSKVPLGESFNDYIYPGKRYSYRQVIHQQRVLGRKLGLVIDLTNSSRYYNLNDWKKEGIKHVKIACKGRDSVPENEAVNKFVHEVSQFIARQKQPKKHILVHCTHGHNRTGFMIVHYLMRSRPISVTQAIRIFSDARPPGIYKKDYIDELYNFYHERKPDVFVCPLTPEWKRSSDFDLNGDAIPDDDDDDGDSAAPQDENQEIQLTLTNDDILGDKIPGDQETMLRQFCYQFLKLSGGVRGSQHFPGSHPVSLSRDNLQLLRQRYYYATWKADGTRYMMLITMDGCYLIDRNFNFRRLQMRFPCKHTNEKKMTERFYHHFTLLDGEMVIDTMPDSQRRERRYLIYDMMAINQVSLVERPFYERWKMLEKEVIEPRNIERQHIYQSTNPCYRYDLEPFRVRRKDFWLLSTVTKLLKGFIPKLSHAADGLIFQGWDDPYVTRTHEGLLKWKYPEMNSVDFLFEVAENHRSLILTERGKKKLMEGYRVVFPDGSDPSTYSGKIIECSWNSEEEVWVCMRVRTDKGTPNEFNTYKKVMRSIKDNITEDDLLNEINEIICLPMYADRIMIESKAQRRLK
- the LOC140839926 gene encoding uncharacterized protein isoform X5, whose amino-acid sequence is MDLNASPEPEDEEVFSEPQLKEDYALEEHVRYNEQVEHGETAVQLLRREREERIQRLRRQRPDDRPSYGSQPYQRDDRYQVKKQRPNDKLPPGWLDCPAVGQEICGLIPSKVPLGESFNDYIYPGKRYSYRQVIHQQRVLGRKLGLVIDLTNSSRYYNLNDWKKEGIKHVKIACKGRDSVPENEAVNKFVHEVSQFIARQKQPKKHILVHCTHGHNRTGFMIVHYLMRSRPISVTQAIRIFSDARPPGIYKKDYIDELYNFYHERKPDVFVCPLTPEWKRSSDFDLNGDAIPDDDDDDGDSAAPQDENQEIQLTLTNDDILGDKIPGDQETMLRQFCYQFLKLSGGVRGSQHFPGSHPVSLSRDNLQLLRQRYYYATWKADGTRYMMLITMDGCYLIDRNFNFRRLQMRFPCKHTNEKKMTERFYHHFTLLDGEMVIDTMPDSQRRERRYLIYDMMAINQVSLVERPFYERWKMLEKEVIEPRNIERQHIYQSTNPCYRYDLEPFRVRRKDFWLLSTVTKLLKGFIPKLSHAADGLIFQGWDDPYVTRTHEGLLKWKYPEMNSVDFLFEVAENHRSLILTERGKKKLMEGYRVVFPDGSDPSTYSGKIIECSWNSEEEVWVCMRVRTDKGTPNEFNTYKKVMRSIKDNITEDDLLNEINEIICLPMYADRIMIESKAQRRLK
- the LOC140839926 gene encoding uncharacterized protein isoform X4, with translation MMDLNASPEPEDEEVFSEPQLKEDYALEEHVRYNEQVEHGETAVQLLRREREERIQRLRRQRPDDRPSYGSQPYQRDDRYQVKKQRPNDKLPPGWLDCPAVGQEICGLIPSKVPLGESFNDYIYPGKRYSYRQVIHQQRVLGRKLGLVIDLTNSSRYYNLNDWKKEGIKHVKIACKGRDSVPENEAVNKFVHEVSQFIARQKQPKKHILVHCTHGHNRTGFMIVHYLMRSRPISVTQAIRIFSDARPPGIYKKDYIDELYNFYHERKPDVFVCPLTPEWKRSSDFDLNGDAIPDDDDDDGDSAAPQDENQEIQLTLTNDDILGDKIPGDQETMLRQFCYQFLKLSGGVRGSQHFPGSHPVSLSRDNLQLLRQRYYYATWKADGTRYMMLITMDGCYLIDRNFNFRRLQMRFPCKHTNEKKMTERFYHHFTLLDGEMVIDTMPDSQRRERRYLIYDMMAINQVSLVERPFYERWKMLEKEVIEPRNIERQHIYQSTNPCYRYDLEPFRVRRKDFWLLSTVTKLLKGFIPKLSHAADGLIFQGWDDPYVTRTHEGLLKWKYPEMNSVDFLFEVAENHRSLILTERGKKKLMEGYRVVFPDGSDPSTYSGKIIECSWNSEEEVWVCMRVRTDKGTPNEFNTYKKVMRSIKDNITEDDLLNEINEIICLPMYADRIMIESKAQRRLK